In a single window of the Dromaius novaehollandiae isolate bDroNov1 chromosome 17, bDroNov1.hap1, whole genome shotgun sequence genome:
- the RNF185 gene encoding E3 ubiquitin-protein ligase RNF185, whose product MASKGPTTSTSTENSSTGGTSGSSSNGAGDSTNQDSTFECNICLDTAKDAVISLCGHLFCWPCLHQWLETRPNRQVCPVCKAGISRDKVIPLYGRGSTGQQDPREKTPPRPQGQRPEPENRGGFQGFGFGDGGFQMSFGIGAFPFGIFATAFNINDGRPPPAVPGTPQYVDEQFLSRLFLFVALVIMFWLLIA is encoded by the exons ATGGCAAGCAAAGGACCCACGACTTCCACATCAACGGAGAACTCCAGCACTGGAGGGaccagtggcagcagcagcaacggtGCCGGGGACAGTACTAATCAGGACAGCACTTTCGAATGTAACATCTGTTTAGACACTGCCAAGGATGCAGTTATCAGCCTGTGTGGACATCTCTTCTG TTGGCCTTGTTTACACCAG tggCTAGAGACCAGGCCAAACAGGCAAGTGTGTCCTGTATGCAAAGCAGGAATCAGTCGAGATAAAGTTATTCCTCTGTATGGAAGAGGCAGCACTGGGCAACAGGACCCCAG AGAGAAAACTCCACCACGACCCCAAGGTCAGAGACCTGAACCAGAGAACAGAGGG GGATTCCAGGGCTTTGGGTTTGGTGATGGTGGGTTCCAAATGTCGTTTGGAATCGGGGCGTTTCCCTTTGGTATATTTGCCACAGCATTCAACATAAACGATGGGCGACCTCCTCCAG CTGTTCCAGGGACTCCTCAATATGTGGATGAGCAGTTCCTATCCCGCCTCTTCCTGTTTGTGGCTCTGGTGATAATGTTCTGGCTGTTGATTGCATAA